The Sorex araneus isolate mSorAra2 chromosome 5, mSorAra2.pri, whole genome shotgun sequence genome has a segment encoding these proteins:
- the LOC101545117 gene encoding uncharacterized protein C2orf78-like has product MGKSGRGSSAQWPPDGAVGRFRATPPGHCVQTYSRIVSSSHLPFVDISPSLTMSENFQNPSVLGTAHSLQLPLSMMNNAASLTGRVCNYSRVSAPAGSAAWHLPSTSGTSFQPLMGSAYLDQCSSRTMLPGVSGQSQMSTSAASYPSVLEWDIAGSTEEKSSMGDFTGTVTDQDTAVSSMSMVARYEITLATNIMASLYPSLSASHVERTPSQVPNKSHSLSLPDQEGSQVHYYHQGTQGPPLSGELDPCLQCYGSMSYTGGRGSALQTYSNTSPEMDMVLNEVQASSNRPPDSTSGIYYSVLAQPITEFSYQGELPHPSPLQPSGQTFCLTQTSELPESCSSRNQILERNPPPELRDVPIIAPAQRSLALPSATTQEQTDKSLDEMKIGLSKSLDTLQIPIENQDPPLCPLATPNIHQLLACIHPLSQEQQPGSETTGQEKNGLCFEDPGTLESGTESGGSRADITTLVEDIHLPQLLDRLKELHQCKDLQAMNTADTITLNQVQENSRGTKGPSHPTQKNKNKTSEPLEGEPKAKIPPKDPECLPGGEVIVCNAAVSDRCPVTMAKQNSKPQKAASSRISKTKSHGQEKTKKARENSKKAEESKQPGNKVRAKEKPTTARMKHKKSEPELCQEAFKKPRSCPGMRMLESVQVFHALGKKSDQKPGFSSSRVLGSSKKLHPSSAVKPWLGATKDGKDLEETQVRAQKPSSSAQECSFPSQYELPPPGKVKLVPLPFLTMEKPRARPVPRRPQSLASHRPAAAHPARPGSTNSAQPTASNSSRPTTASLPGPGKPAQPISTNPSRPGLLNPTSRPILQPATSRPAPYRTTASTSLQREPLPVSVTKRQAPPKSQSQFLLQDFRFQPIPWRKPNVPEPVMSKPITKEQRPEREALKRKAQQERENAAKCTSLGKVHIFIKREKEMDLSRYYGYVM; this is encoded by the exons aaaattttcaaaatccatCTGTATTGGGAACTGCACATTCTCTGCAGCTTCCCCTTTCCATGATGAACAATGCAGCTTCCCTAACAGGAAGAGTCTGCAACTACTCCAGAGTATCTGCTCCAGCTGGTAGTGCTGCTTGGCACCTGCCCTCAACCTCTGGCACCTCTTTCCAACCACTGATGGGTAGTGCCTATCTTGACCAATGTTCTAGCAGAACAATGCTGCCTGGAGTGTCTGGCCAGAGCCAGATGTCCACTTCAGCTGCTTCCTACCCGAGTGTTTTGGAGTGGGATATTGCAGGAAGTACTGAAGAAAAGTCTTCCATGGGAGACTTTACTGGGACTGTCACTGACCAAGACACTGCTGTCTCTTCCATGTCAATGGTAGCTCGTTATGAGATAACCTTAGCTACCAACATCATGGCGTCTCTGTACCCATCACTTTCTGCCAGCCATGTTGAGAGGACACCATCTCAGGTTCCAAATAAGAGTCATAGCCTGTCGCTTCCCGACCAGGAAGGGAGCCAGGTGCACTACTATCATCAGGGCACTCAGGGACCTCCCCTTTCTGGAGAACTAGATCCCTGCCTGCAATGCTATGGCTCCATGTCATATACAGGAGGTAGGGGCTCTGCCCTCCAAACGTACAGCAACACATCCCCAGAAATGGATATGGTTCTAAACGAGGTCCAGGCCTCAAGTAACCGACCACCAGACTCCACCTCTGGAATCTACTACTCTGTGCTTGCTCAACCCATCACAGAATTTAGTTATCAAGGTGA GCTTCCCCATCCATCCCCATTGCAACCTTCAGGTCAGACATTTTGTCTGACACAAACTTCAGAATTGCCCGAGTCTTGCAGTAGCAGGAATCAAATACTTGAGAGGAACCCACCACCCGAGCTCAGGGATGTTCCCataatagctccagcccaaaggagCCTGGCACTGCCTTCCGCTACAACTCAAGAACAAACAGATAAGAGTTTGGATGAGATGAAAATTGGGCTTTCAAAGTCTCTGGATACCTTGCagatcccaatagaaaaccaagaTCCTCCCCTGTGCCCTTTAGCAACCCCCAATATCCACCAGCTCCTGGCCTGCATTCACCCTCTCAGCCAAGAGCAACAGCCTGGCTCTGAAACTACTGGTCAGGAAAAGAATGGTCTATGTTTTGAGGACCCAGGAACACTTGAAAGTGGGACTGAATCTGGCGGTAGTCGTGCAGACATCACTACACTGGTGGAAGACATACATCTTCCCCAGCTCTTAGATCGCTTAAAAGAACTACATCAATGCAAAGATCTGCAGGCAATGAACACCGCAGATACCATCACTCTGAATCAGGTGCAAGAAAATTCACGTGGCACTAAGGGACCCTCCCATCCAAcccagaagaacaaaaataagaccTCTGAGCCTCTTGAGGGAGAACCCAAGGCCAAAATCCCGCCAAAAGACCCAGAATGCTTGCCAGGGGGAGAAGTGATTGTTTGTAATGCTGCAGTCAGTGACAGGTGTCCTGTGACCATGGCCAAACAGAACAGCAAACCTCAGAAAGCTGCATCCAGCAGGATCAGCAAGACAAAGAGCCATGGGCAGGAGAAGACAAAAAAGGCCAGAGAAAACTCTAAGAAAGCTGAGGAGAGTAAGCAGCCAGGGAACAAGGTCCGGGCAAAAGAGAAGCCCACCACTGCCAGGATGAAACACAAGAAAAGTgaacctgagctctgccaggaggcctTTAAAAAGCCCCGCAGCTGCCCAGGCATGCGCATGCTGGAGTCCGTGCAAGTGTTTCACGCACTGGGGAAGAAGAGTGATCAAAAGCCTGGATTCTCTTCCTCCCGGGTCCTGGGTAGTTCAAAGAAGCTCCATCCATCCTCAGCTGTCAAACCCTGGCTAGGTGCCACAAAGGATGGAAAAGATCTTGAGGAAACTCAGGTCAGAGCGCAGAAACCAAGCAGCAGTGCCCAAGAATGCTCATTTCCATCCCAGTACGAGCTGCCACCTCCTGGGAAGGTCAAATTGGTACCTTTGCCTTTTCTAACCATGGAGAAGCCACGAGCTCGACCTGTTCCTCGGAGACCACAGTCTCTGGCTTCACATCGTCCAGCTGCAGCtcaccctgccaggcctggctctACCAACTCAGCTCAGCCAACTGCCTCCAATTCATCCCGGCCAACCACTGCATCTTTGCCAGGTCCTGGCAAGCCAGCTCAGCCCATTTCAACCAACCCATCTCGACCAGGCTTGCTGAACCCTACTAGCCGGCCCATTCTTCAGCCTGCAACTTCTAGACCTGCTCCCTACAGGACAACAGCTAGCACTTCTCTCCAGCGGGagcctcttcctgtctctgtgaccAAGCGCCAGGCTCCACCCAAATCTCAGAGTCAGTTTCTACTCCAAGACTTCCGTTTCCAACCAATTCCATGGAGAAAACCCAATGTTCCTGAGCCAGTGATGTCAAAGCCCATCACAAAAGAGCAAAGACCAGAGCGTGAGGCTCTGAAAAGGAAGGCTCAGCAGGAGCGTGAGAACGCTGCCAAATGCACCTCTTTGGGGAAAGTGCACATTTTtatcaagagagaaaaagagatggacCTCTCTCGATATTATGGCTACGTAATGTGA